Genomic segment of Frankiales bacterium:
AGCCATCGGTGGTAGCTGGCCTCGAGCAGGATCGCCAGCTTCCAGATCGCGAGCGCCACGAACCAGCGCGTGTCGCCCGCCGAGCGGCCGGTGGCCGCCTCCCACTCGCGCACGAGCTCGTCGCGGGTGGGGAAGCCGTCGGTCACCGTGACGAGCTCGGCCAGCGGCACCGACTCCCCCGGCTCGGGCCAGAACGAGAGCAGGTAGCCGAGGTCGGCGCGCGGGTCGCCCACCGTGGCCATCTCCCAGTCGACCACCGCGGTGATGCGGGCCGACGCCGGCGCCCCGGCCGCCGCCGGCACGGGCTCCACGATGACGTTGTCGAGCTTGTAGTCGCCGTGCACCACGGCCGGCTCGGCCTCGGCCGGCAGGTGCGCGCGCAGCCAGTCGCGCACGAGGTCGTAGTCCGGCAGCGCACGGGCCTCCCCGCCCGCGGCGGCGACCGCGGCCTGGATCCCCTCGCGCTGCCCCACCCAGCGGCGCAGCTGGCGCTCGAGGTAGCCGCCGGGCCGCCCGATGCCGGCGTCGACGAAGGGCTGCCACGGGGCGCGGTGGATGTCGCCCAGCGTGCGCGCCAGGCCCAGCCCGAGGTCGCGGCGCGCACCGCGGGCCTCGTCGCCGGCGAGGAACCCGGGCAGGGAGTCGCGGATCACGACGCCCGGAGCCCGCTGCATGACGTAGAACGGCGCGCCGATGACGGAGTCGTCCTCGCACAGCCCCACCACCGCGGGCAGCCGGTCGAAGCCGCTCACGGCGAGCAGCCCCATCACGCGCACCTCGCGGACGACGTCGTGCGCCGTGGGCAGCAGCGGCCCGCGCGGCGGGCGCCGCAGCACCAGCTCCGCACCGTCGCGGCGCAGGGAGAACGTGAGGTTCGAGTGCCCCTCGCCGAGGGGCTCGATGGTGAGGACGCCGTCGCCCGGCAGCAGGGCGCGCTCGACGAGCCAGCGCTCGAGGCCCGCGACGTCGACCAGGTCGCTCACCCGCCCGACCCTACGGCCCGGGCGTCCCCGGCGGATGACGGCCCGGCGCCGGGGGGCGACCGGCACGCCACCGGGGAGGACGGCGTGGTGGGATCGGCCCATGGACCTCACCCCGTCGCCCCGCGCGCAGGAGCTGCGCGCCGAGCTCGAGTCGTTCATGGCCTCGCACGTGCACCCGGCCGAGCCGGTCTACGCCGCGCAGCGCGAGCGCCTCGCGGCCGAGGGCCGCGAGCACGACCTCCCGCCGGTGGTGGAGGACCTCAAGCACGCGGCGCGCTCGCGCGGGCTGTGGAACCTGTTCCTCCCGTCGGAGTCAGGCCTCAGCGTGCTCGACTACGCCGGCCTCGCCGAGGTGACCGGCTGGTCGCCGGACCTCGCCCCGGAGGCGCTCAACTGCGCCGCGCCGGACACCGGCAACATGGAGGTGCTGCACATGTTCGGCACCGAGGAGCAGAAGCAGCGCTGGCTCGCCCCGCTGCTCGAGGGCGAGATCCGCTCCGGCTTCTCGATGACCGAGCCGGACGTCGCGAGCAGCGACGCCACCAACATCGCGACGTCGATCGTTAGGGACGGCGACGAGTACGTCATCAACGGGCGCAAGTGGTGGACCACCGGGGCGCTCGACCCGCGCTGCCAGATCCTTGTCGTGATGGGGCAGACCGACCCGGACGCCGAGCCGTACCGCCGTCAGTCGATGGTGCTCGTGCCGATGGACACCCCCGGCGTCACGGTGGTGCGCGACCTGTCGGTGTTCGGCTACCACGACCAGCACGGCCACGGCGAGATCCTCTACGAGCAGGTGCGGGTGCCTGTCTCGAACGTGCTCGCCCAGGAGGGCGACGGCTTCCTCATCGCGCAGGCGCGCCTCGGCCCGGGCCGCGTGCACCACTGCATGCGTGCGATCGGCATGGCCGAGCGCGCGCTCGACACGCTGATCCGCCGCGCCTCGGAGCGCACGGCGTTCGGCAAGCCGGTGGCCGCGCAGGGCGTGTGGCAGGAGCGCATCGCCGAGTCGCGCATGGCCATCGACCAGGCTCGGCTGCTCGTCCTCCAGGCCGCGTGGCTCATCGACACCAAGGGCCCCGGCGACCCCGAGACCCGGCGTCAGGTGTCGGCGATCAAGGTGGTGGCCCCGCGCGTCGCGTGCGAGGTGCTCGACCGCGCGATCCAGGTGCACGGCGGTGCCGGCGTCAGCGGCGACACGCCCCTGGCCCAGATGTACGCCTTCGCGCGCACCCTGCGCATCGTCGACGGCCCGGACGAGGTGCACGTGCGCACCGTCGCCCGGTCGGTGCTCAAGGGCTACCGCGCGCGCTGAGCGCCGGCCGCGGCGGGCACGGCGTCGCCGCGCAGGTCGAGATCGCGCATGAGCTCGCGGGTGATGCCGCGCAGCACCACGCGCGCGGGCGACGACGGCGAGACGTCCGCGAGGGTCCGGCCGGCCCGCAGGGCGGCGTCGTAGGCGGCGCGGTCGTCGGGCACGCACCACAGCGCGTCGAGGCCGGCGTGCACGTGCAGCGCCTCGGCCACCGACGCCGCACCGCGCCGGCCCACGAGCGACTCGCGGAGTCGCGTGACCACCACGCGGCGGTCGGCACCGGGCACGACCTCGGCGAGCTCGCTCAGGCCGTTGACCAGGCGCACGAGGCCGACCGGGTCGGCCAGCCCCACCGCGAGCACGAGGTCGGCGGACTCGAGCGCGGCGAACGTCGCGCCGTTGCGCCGCGGCGCGTCGGTGTCGAACACGAGGTCCTCGTCGGACTCCAGGCTGAAGCCGCAGTCGACCACGACGAGGTCGGCGACCGATCGCGCCACCCGGACCACCTCGGTGAGCGCCGCGGCGCGCACCTCGTTCCACCGGCCGGACCGCGGCAGGCCCGGGAGCACGCGCAGGCCGGGGCGCACCTGGCGCGCGAGCGCCGCCAGCGTGCCGGCGTCCAGCGTGCCGGCCAGGGCGCGGCGGCAGGCCGAGGCGAGGCCGGCGCCGTCGTCGACGACGCCCAGCAGCACGGTGACCGACGGCGCCCAGGTGTCGGCGTCGACGACCAGCGCCTCCAGGCCCGCGCGGGCGGCCTCGTCGGCCACCGCGATCGCCACGGACGTGCGACCCGGCGCACCGGCGGGCCCCCAGACGGCGAGCACCCGGCCGGCGCCGGCGTCGTCGTCCGGGACGGGCAGCGCGACGACCTCGGCCGTCTCGCCGGACGCCGCCCGGGCCGCGGCGGCGGCGATGGCGGCCACGGCGGGGCCGAGCTCGCCGGGATCGACCGCCACCACGGTGTCCGCGCCCCATCGAGCGAGCCGCTGCGCCGCCTCGTCCTGGCCCGGTCCCACCACACCGATGACGCTGACGCCGAAGGAGCGCACCCGCGCCACGACGTCGGCGTCCAGCCGCGGCGCGTCGGCGCCGACCACGGCGACGTTGCCCCGGCCCGCCTCCGCCGTGGCGAGCAGGTCGGCGGTGTCGAGGCAGCGGCGCTCGATCACCACGCGGCTCGCGGGGTGCGCGAGGCCGGCGACGAGCGGGCCCTCCCACTCCGAGGGCCCGAGCAGCACGAGCAGGGCTCCTGCGGCGGCCACCTCAGCCGCCCGTGCCGACGCGGACGAGGTCGACGTCGCCCCCGCGGGCCGCGGCCACGGCGCGGTCGGCGTCGGCTGCGGCGACGTCGAGCACCACGCCGACCTGCGTGCCCACGCCGGCCGGGTCGACCGACCCGGGGTCGGCGACGAGCGCGCCGGCCAGCACCAGCGAGGGCAGGACGGCGACGCCGCCGGCCGCGAGGGAGGTGCCGTCGCGCGGGGAGACGTACACGTCGACGCGCTCGCCGCGGACGAGACCGGGCGGCGCGTGCAGCGGGTCGACCGGGACGGTGACCAGCCGTCGCGCGGCGTCGGACGGGCCGAGGGCCGCGGCCGGCAGCAGCTCGCCGGGGCCGACGTCGCGGGTGAGCACCGCGCCGGCGACGTCGGTGGCCTGCGGGACGTAGGCGTCGAGGGAGTCGGCGCCCACCGGGACGGCCACGAGGTCGTCCGCGCGCAACGTGGTGCCGGCGGCGAGCGAGGAGCGCAGCGACCACACGGTGACGCGGTCGTCGGCGGCGCCGATCAGGCGGGCGCCCGCCACGACGGCGACCACCACCAGTGCGATGCCGAGGGCGAGACGCAGGTCGTGCCGGCCGGCGCGGAGACGTCGCGCCGGAGGGCTCGCGGGGGCGGCCATGGCTCCAGACTCGGGGCCGCGCCGTCCACACGCACGCCGCGGTCACCCACCTGGTCGTCGGCCGATGCGAGGATGCCGGGGTGGCCCCCCGGTTCCTCACCCTCGCCGACGTGGCGGAGACGCTGAACATCTCGGCGTCCCAGGCCTACGCCCTCGTGCGCAGCGGCGACCTCGAGGCGATCAAGGTCGGCGGCCGCGGCCAGTGGCGGGTGGAGGCCAGCCGGCTCGAGGACTACATCGCGCGCATGTACGCCGAGACCCGCGACTTCGTCCGCGAGAACCCCCTCGTCAAGGACGCCACCCCCGACGACCTCACCTGACCCGGCCCCGTCGTTACACGTCGAAAGCGCGGAAAACCAGCCAGTTTCCGCGCTTTCGACATGTAACGCGGGGCCCGGCCGGGGTCAGCGGCTGACGACGGCGATCGCCGGCAGCGGCAGGGCGACGGTGGCGCCGCCTCCCGTGGACAGCTCGAGGTGGTCGGCGAACGTCGCGGACGCCAGGCCGGTGGTGACCGAGCCGTCGACCAGCAGCACCGACACCTCCGAGCGGTCGCGGCACCAGCCGCGCAGCACCGAGCGCACCGAGCGCTCGGGCACCGCCGAGCGGTGCGGCAGCACCGTGCGGCCGAGGCCGCGGACGGCGAGGACGGCGTCGAGCAGCACGAGGTGCTCGGCCGTCACGGCGTGCTGGCCGCGGGGCACGTGCTCCACGAGCACCCAGTCGACGCCGACGTCGCCCACCCGCCCGGAGTGGACGCCGCCCCCGCGCGTGGCCACCTCCACGCGACCCCGCGCGCCGCGCATCCGGTCGCGCAGGGTGATCTCGCCGCGCTCGATGCGGGTGCGCTCGGCGGCCTCGGCGTCGCGCTCGAGGTCGGCGTCCGCGGCGGACAGCGCGGCCAGGTCGGCCTCGAGGGCCGCGACCAGGTCCGGGTACGGCTCGCCCATGACACCTCCCCCGTCATGGTCGGCCCGCCACGGCCCACGTCGCCCGCCGAGCGCCGACGCACTGCGTCAGACGGACGACGCGACGTCGGGCTCGGTGCCGGCCGACCGGACGTGGGCGAGCAGGTGCGCGGCGCCCAGGGCGCACGCCACGGCGAGGCCGACGAACGCCGGCGCGAGCTGCGGCGCGACCACGGTCGACACCGGGTCGGCGACCCGGCCCCAGGCCTGGTCGACGGCCACCCCGACGCCTTCGAGCGCGAAGTAGACCAGCAGGGCCGGCGCCAGCAGGTCGCCCCACGGGCGCGCCGACCACAGCCACCCCCCGGTCACGGCGGCCAGCGGGAGCCAGAACGCGAGGTCCTGCACGTACGTGGGCAGCGTGGTGAGCCCCGTGCCCACGAGGAACTCCGGCGGGTAGCCCGAGCGCATGCCGGCCACGATGCCGCCCAGCCACGCCAGGGAGTTCAGGGCGACGACGACCCACAGGAACAGTGCGACCGGGCGGCGCCTGACGCGTGCGGTCACCCGGTCGGCGTACGCGCCGACGTCGACCCGGTGCAGCAGCGTGATGGCCGTCCACACCGCCAGCCCGAGGGTGGCGTCGTAGGCGAGGAACAGCACGTTGAACGGCGTCCCGAGCAGGAGCATCACGGCGTTGTAGGCGAGGTAGGCCACCGCACCGAGCCAGATCGGCACGGCACGCACCGAGCCGCGGCGCGCGAGCGCCATCGCGACGAGCAGCAGCGGAACGGCGAGCACCACCATCACCAGCGCCGTGCCGCGCGCGGACCCGTTCATGACGGCCGGACCGCGCAGGATCCCGGGATCGAGCACGGTGCCGACGCCAGCGACCAGCGCGGCGGCCGCGAGCAGCAGCGACAGCGGCACCGCGGCGGCGCCCCGGGTCACCAGGACGGGGGGCGTGGGCGAGGACGCCCCCTGCCCCGCAGGGGTTCTCGTCCGCACGACGGACATGTCCACCTCGGATCCGGCGGACCGGCGGCCCACCAGGCACGCCGGCCAGCCGGATCCACCCTCCCGCTGCGACGCGTCGTCATGCCACTCGACGACGGGCCCGGGCGCTCGATGTGACTCGTGCCGCAACGGTCGAGGAGCCACGTGCGGGGGTGCCGTCCTACGCTCGAAGACCGGATGTCCGACGGCCGGCGACCCGGTCGCGGACAGGGAGCAGGGGTGGTCGCGATGCGTGCCGTGGCCGGTCCGTGGACGGCGCTGCTGGCCTGCCTGCTCGGCCTCGGCGCGGGGCTCGTGCTCCTGGCCCTCGGGGCGTCGACCGCGGCTGACGTGATGCTGCTGGGCGCCACGGTCGTGGGCCTCGTGCTGTCGACGGTCTCGCTGTGGCGGGCCGCGCGCGAGCGGCGGGCGTCGGTCGACGTCCTGGCGCTGCTGGCCCTCGTCGGTGCCCTCGTCGTCGGCGAGCTGATCGCGGCCGCCGTCGTCGCGCTCATGCTCGCGACCGGCCAGCTGCTCGAGGCCCGGGCCCAGGCCCGGGCGGCCCGCGAGCTCACCCTGCTCACCGACCGCGCCCCGCGCACCGCGCGGGTGGTGCGCGACGGGCGGCTGAGCGTGGTGCCGTGCGAGCAGGTCGCGGTCGGCGACGTCGTGACAGTCGGCCCCGGCGAGGTGACGCCGGTCGACGGGCGGCTGCTCGGGCCGGGCGTGTTCGACGAGTCCGCGCTCACCGGCGAGCCGCTCCCGGTCGAGCGCGCCACCGACGAGCGCGTGCGCAGCGGCGTCGTCAACGCCGGCGGCCCGGTGGAGCTCATGGCCACCACCACGTCGGCGGAGTCCACCTACGCCGAGGTCGTGCGGCTCGTGGAGCAGGCGGGGGCCGCGAGCGCGCCGTTCGTGCGCGTGGCCGACCGCGTGGCGGCGTACTTCGTCCCCCTCGCGCTCGCGGTCGCGGGCCTGGCGTGGTGGGTGTCCGGCGACCCGGTGCGCGCCGTGGCGGTGCTCGTGATCGCGACGCCGTGCCCCCTGCTGCTGGCGGCGCCGATCGCCGTGATGGCCGGCCTCTCGCGCGTGGCGACCGCCGGTGTGGTCGTGAAGGGCGGCGCGGCGCTGGAGAGCCTCGGGTCCGGACGGGTGCTGCTGCTCGACAAGACCGGCACGCTCACCAGCGGCCGGCCGACCGTCACCTCCGTGACGGCGGATCCCGCGCACGACACCGACGAGGTGCTCCGGCTCGCAGCGTCGCTCGACCAGCTCTCGCCGCACGTGGTCGCGGCCGCCGTCGTCGCCGCCGCGCGCCGCCGCGACGTCGAGCTCGTGCGGCCCTCCGACGTGCGGGAGGTGCCCGGCTACGGCATCGAGGGCCGCATCGACGGCTCGCTCGTGCGGGTGGGCAAGGAGTCGTGGGTCGTCCCGGAGTCGGCGCCCGTGTGGGTGCGCCAGGTGCGCCGGCACGCCTCGCTCGACGGCTCGACGACCGTGTACGTCGGCGTCGACGGCACAGCGGTCGGCGCGCTGGTGCTCGAGGACCCGATCCGCCCGGATGCCACCCGCATGATCCGCCGTATGCGCCTGGCGGGCATCGACCGCGTGGTGCTCGTCAGCGGCGACCGCTCGGACATCGCGGAGACCGTCGGCCGCCTGGTCGGCGTCGACACCGTGTACGCCGAGCAGGACCCGGCGTCGAAGGTGCACGTGGTCGAGGAGGAGTCCGCGTTCGGCCCCACGATCATGGCGGGGGACGGCGTGAACGACGCGCCGTCGATGGCGGCGGCGTCGGTGGGCGTCGCGCTCGCCTCGCGCGGATCGTCGGCGGCGTCGCAGACGGCCGACGTCGTGCTCACCGTGGACCGCATCGACGCGCTCGGCGACGCGATCCTCATCGCGCGCCGGTCGCGGCGCATCGCGCTGGCGGCCGCGGTCGTCGGGATGAGCCTGGCGCTGGTGGGCATGCTCGCCGCGGCCGTGGGCCTGCTCGCGCCGACGGCGGGCGCCGTCGTCCAGGAAGGCATCGACGTGCTCGCCATCGCAATCGCCCTCACCGGGCTGCTCCCCTCGCGCGTGCACACCGTGGAGCTGCCGGAGCGCGACGCCGAGGTGGCCGGCGAGCTGCACCGCGAGCACCTGGCGGTGCGCGCGCTGGTGGACGAGCTCGGCACGACGGCCGACGCCCTGCACGAGGACGCCTGCGACCTGGTGGCGGTCGGTGCGCTCGCCAAGCGCCTCGACGACGAGCTGGTGCCGCACGAGCGCCGCGAGGAGCAGCTGCTGCTGCCCGTCGTCGCCCGGGCGCTCGGCGGCCCGGACCCCACCGGCGCGCTCTCGCGCACCCACGCCGAGATCGAGCACCAGGTGACCCGGCTGCGCCGGCTGCTGGCCGAGATCGGGCCCGGGCCGGCCACCGTCGACGACGTCGTGGAGCTGCGCCGCGCGCTCTACACGCTGCACGCCGTGCTCCGGCTGCACAACGCGCAGGAGGAGGAGAGCGCGTTCAGCCTCCTCAAGGACGACCGCTGACGGCGCCCGTTCCTGCCCTCCCGCGAAGGGCTTCCGGAGTTCCGCGTGGGACAGCGGCCCACCATCCTCGCCGCGCGTCGGCTGCCGCGGCAGGACTAGCGTCGGGCGGGAGGCGGCTCGTCATGCCCGATGTGCTTCGTTCCCGTGCGCCGGCAGTCGTGTGGTCCGCGTGGGTGGTCCTCGCCCTTCTGCTGCTCGCGGTGGTGACCGAGTGGCGCTACACGGTGGCCGTGGCGGCGAGTGCCGCTGTCCTGGCGGCCTTCCCCCAGCTGAGGACGGGGCACGCGAGCGGCGCGCGCGGTGATCGAGAGCTCATCGTCATGGCGGCGATGTACGTCGTGGTGGTCGCCCTCATGCGCGCAGCGTTCGTCGGATTCGGCACGGATCATGTGGCGGGCCTGTTCCTGTGCTTCGCCGCCGTGCTGCTGCTGGGGGTCCTGGGTCCGGTCTACTACGAGACCTGGGTCTCCCATCGGCCGTTGAGCGCAGTCGGTCTGCGCCTCGACAACTGGCGTCCCACCGTGCTGCTCGGTCTGCTGTTCGCCTCCGTCCAGTTCGCCCTGACGTTGTGGGGCTATGACCTGCCTGCCGCGCAGGACTGGGTCCCGTTGCTCGTCATGGCGCTCGTGGTCGGCATGTTCGAGTCGGTCTTCTTCCGCGGATTCGTCCAGAGCCGGCTGTCCGCCCGCTTCGGGCCGGTGGTCGGCGTCTCCGTGGCCGCAGTCGCCTACGGGCTGTACCACGTCGGCTACGGCATGGGCTGGTCGGAGATCGCCTTCCTCACGGGCCTGGGCGTCGTCTACTCCATCGCCTTCGCGATCGTCCGGAACGTCCTGGTGCTGTGGCCGTTGCTCACGCCGATGGGGAGCCTCTTCGCCAACCTCGAGGCAGCAGACATCGAACTGCCCTGGGCGTCCATCCTGGGCTTCGTGGACGTCGCCGCGCTGATGGCCGTCGGCGTGTGGCTCAGCTGGCGCCACCACCGCAAGGAGGGACTCGCCGAGGGTCGTCCCCACGGCTTGCTTCCCACGTAGGTCGCGCCCGTCGCCGGTGCCGTCTCACCTCGTCGGCACACGGGCTCTGAGCGCGAGCGCTGCCCGGAACTCATGCAGCCGGACCCGCGGGCGGTGCGCCGTCTGCCCACCCGGCCGACGCGACCCGCCCGTGTCCCGCTGTCCTCGCCGTGTGGCTGGCCACGGCTCCGACGCCCTCTGCGCTCGTCCCGGCCGCGAGGGTTGACAGGCCGGGTTGTCGTGGTCTGTCATAGGCAAACGCAAGCAAACGAAAGTATCCGGAGGTATGCGCATGCTGGGGGCACGAGCCTGGACGCAGGTGCTCGATCGCGCTCTCGGCGCGGACGGGCCCGATCCGCTCGTGGTCGGCGTGCTCGTCGTCGCTGCCCTGCTGGTGATGCGACCGCTGCTCGCGGGGGCCGCCGCCGCACTGGCGGCACTCCCCGGCCGGGCGGGCCGGGCCGCCCGCCGCGTGGCGGACGCGCTGCGGCCGGGCCTCGCCCGCCGTGCCCTCGCCGTCGTGATGGGGCTCGGCGCCTCGGCGCAGGTGGCCGCACCGGTCGCCGCCGGCGCGGCCGCGGCACCCGTCACCAGCGAGGCGCCGCGACCCGTGGCAGTCCCGTCGGGCGAGGCGGCGGCGCACGGGACGCGCACCCCGGGCGTCTCGACCGGCCACGCCCGACCCGGCGCCGACGTCGTCGCCCGCCCCGTCGCCCGTACGGCCGGCGCACCCGGCACCTCGCCCGCGCCGTACGTCGTCGTGCGCGGCGACACGTTGTGGGACATCGCGCGCCGCCACCTCCCGCCCGGCGCGGGCAACGCCGCCGTCGCCCGCGCGTGGCCGCAGTGGTACGCCGCCAACCGCGCCGTCATCGGGCCGGACCCCTCGCTGCTGCTGCCGGGCAC
This window contains:
- a CDS encoding CPBP family intramembrane metalloprotease, with amino-acid sequence MPDVLRSRAPAVVWSAWVVLALLLLAVVTEWRYTVAVAASAAVLAAFPQLRTGHASGARGDRELIVMAAMYVVVVALMRAAFVGFGTDHVAGLFLCFAAVLLLGVLGPVYYETWVSHRPLSAVGLRLDNWRPTVLLGLLFASVQFALTLWGYDLPAAQDWVPLLVMALVVGMFESVFFRGFVQSRLSARFGPVVGVSVAAVAYGLYHVGYGMGWSEIAFLTGLGVVYSIAFAIVRNVLVLWPLLTPMGSLFANLEAADIELPWASILGFVDVAALMAVGVWLSWRHHRKEGLAEGRPHGLLPT
- a CDS encoding helix-turn-helix domain-containing protein, with the protein product MAPRFLTLADVAETLNISASQAYALVRSGDLEAIKVGGRGQWRVEASRLEDYIARMYAETRDFVRENPLVKDATPDDLT
- a CDS encoding chromosome partitioning protein yields the protein MAAAGALLVLLGPSEWEGPLVAGLAHPASRVVIERRCLDTADLLATAEAGRGNVAVVGADAPRLDADVVARVRSFGVSVIGVVGPGQDEAAQRLARWGADTVVAVDPGELGPAVAAIAAAAARAASGETAEVVALPVPDDDAGAGRVLAVWGPAGAPGRTSVAIAVADEAARAGLEALVVDADTWAPSVTVLLGVVDDGAGLASACRRALAGTLDAGTLAALARQVRPGLRVLPGLPRSGRWNEVRAAALTEVVRVARSVADLVVVDCGFSLESDEDLVFDTDAPRRNGATFAALESADLVLAVGLADPVGLVRLVNGLSELAEVVPGADRRVVVTRLRESLVGRRGAASVAEALHVHAGLDALWCVPDDRAAYDAALRAGRTLADVSPSSPARVVLRGITRELMRDLDLRGDAVPAAAGAQRAR
- a CDS encoding LysM peptidoglycan-binding domain-containing protein: MLGARAWTQVLDRALGADGPDPLVVGVLVVAALLVMRPLLAGAAAALAALPGRAGRAARRVADALRPGLARRALAVVMGLGASAQVAAPVAAGAAAAPVTSEAPRPVAVPSGEAAAHGTRTPGVSTGHARPGADVVARPVARTAGAPGTSPAPYVVVRGDTLWDIARRHLPPGAGNAAVARAWPQWYAANRAVIGPDPSLLLPGTRLVAPDLPSAGTPRRTHPRPGPHGSAADRATSLDPDRR
- a CDS encoding heavy metal translocating P-type ATPase, which produces MRAVAGPWTALLACLLGLGAGLVLLALGASTAADVMLLGATVVGLVLSTVSLWRAARERRASVDVLALLALVGALVVGELIAAAVVALMLATGQLLEARAQARAARELTLLTDRAPRTARVVRDGRLSVVPCEQVAVGDVVTVGPGEVTPVDGRLLGPGVFDESALTGEPLPVERATDERVRSGVVNAGGPVELMATTTSAESTYAEVVRLVEQAGAASAPFVRVADRVAAYFVPLALAVAGLAWWVSGDPVRAVAVLVIATPCPLLLAAPIAVMAGLSRVATAGVVVKGGAALESLGSGRVLLLDKTGTLTSGRPTVTSVTADPAHDTDEVLRLAASLDQLSPHVVAAAVVAAARRRDVELVRPSDVREVPGYGIEGRIDGSLVRVGKESWVVPESAPVWVRQVRRHASLDGSTTVYVGVDGTAVGALVLEDPIRPDATRMIRRMRLAGIDRVVLVSGDRSDIAETVGRLVGVDTVYAEQDPASKVHVVEEESAFGPTIMAGDGVNDAPSMAAASVGVALASRGSSAASQTADVVLTVDRIDALGDAILIARRSRRIALAAAVVGMSLALVGMLAAAVGLLAPTAGAVVQEGIDVLAIAIALTGLLPSRVHTVELPERDAEVAGELHREHLAVRALVDELGTTADALHEDACDLVAVGALAKRLDDELVPHERREEQLLLPVVARALGGPDPTGALSRTHAEIEHQVTRLRRLLAEIGPGPATVDDVVELRRALYTLHAVLRLHNAQEEESAFSLLKDDR
- a CDS encoding flagellar biosynthesis protein FlgA, whose product is MAAPASPPARRLRAGRHDLRLALGIALVVVAVVAGARLIGAADDRVTVWSLRSSLAAGTTLRADDLVAVPVGADSLDAYVPQATDVAGAVLTRDVGPGELLPAAALGPSDAARRLVTVPVDPLHAPPGLVRGERVDVYVSPRDGTSLAAGGVAVLPSLVLAGALVADPGSVDPAGVGTQVGVVLDVAAADADRAVAAARGGDVDLVRVGTGG
- a CDS encoding acyl-CoA dehydrogenase, with the translated sequence MDLTPSPRAQELRAELESFMASHVHPAEPVYAAQRERLAAEGREHDLPPVVEDLKHAARSRGLWNLFLPSESGLSVLDYAGLAEVTGWSPDLAPEALNCAAPDTGNMEVLHMFGTEEQKQRWLAPLLEGEIRSGFSMTEPDVASSDATNIATSIVRDGDEYVINGRKWWTTGALDPRCQILVVMGQTDPDAEPYRRQSMVLVPMDTPGVTVVRDLSVFGYHDQHGHGEILYEQVRVPVSNVLAQEGDGFLIAQARLGPGRVHHCMRAIGMAERALDTLIRRASERTAFGKPVAAQGVWQERIAESRMAIDQARLLVLQAAWLIDTKGPGDPETRRQVSAIKVVAPRVACEVLDRAIQVHGGAGVSGDTPLAQMYAFARTLRIVDGPDEVHVRTVARSVLKGYRAR
- a CDS encoding phosphotransferase, coding for MGRSHHAVLPGGVPVAPRRRAVIRRGRPGRRVGRVSDLVDVAGLERWLVERALLPGDGVLTIEPLGEGHSNLTFSLRRDGAELVLRRPPRGPLLPTAHDVVREVRVMGLLAVSGFDRLPAVVGLCEDDSVIGAPFYVMQRAPGVVIRDSLPGFLAGDEARGARRDLGLGLARTLGDIHRAPWQPFVDAGIGRPGGYLERQLRRWVGQREGIQAAVAAAGGEARALPDYDLVRDWLRAHLPAEAEPAVVHGDYKLDNVIVEPVPAAAGAPASARITAVVDWEMATVGDPRADLGYLLSFWPEPGESVPLAELVTVTDGFPTRDELVREWEAATGRSAGDTRWFVALAIWKLAILLEASYHRWLAGMADDPFFARLEDGVPALLARAREVCGA